A region of the Treponema primitia ZAS-1 genome:
GGCTTTCCCTGGAGGAGACCGTGGAGTTTATCGACATAGGCGGGCCCACCATGCTTCGGTCCGCGTCGAAAAACTATCGGGATGTGATCGTCCTTACTGATCCTGCGGATTATGCTGAAACCATTCGGGGCCTCAAGGCCGGTCATGTTCCTGTGGAATTCCGTATGCGTCTGGCAGGGAAGGTGTTCAACCTTACCTCCGCCTATGACGCCGCTATTTCCCGGTACCTCCTGGGAACCGGAACTGCGGATACGGCGGAGGCCTATCCCAGCTATTGGCCCCAATCTCTGAAAAAATCTCAAGGCCTGCGTTACGGCGAGAACAGCCACCAGTCTGCGGCCTTCTATATCAATACGGATCGTCCCGGCGCTTTGGGCTCCATGGAGCAGCTCCAGGGTAAGGAGTTGAGCTACAACAATATTCGGGACCTGGATCTGGCCTGGAAGGCTGTCTGTGCCTTCGGCCTTTCTGCGGATAACACGCCGCCCCAGGGGGAGGATGATGTGGCCCGGCTTTTACCCGGATATACCCTCAAGGCATTGGGATCTCCGGTGTGCTGCGTGGCGGTTAAGCACAATACTCCCTGCGGAATAAGCCTGGGACGGAATCTGGTGGAAGCCTATGCCAAAACCTTTGCCTGCGATCCGGTTTCCATTTTTGGGGGTATCGTAGCTTCCAATGTGATCATGGATGTCGCCACCGCAGAAAAACTGGGGGAACTTTTCTTAGAAATAGTGGTGGCGCCGGACTTTGAGAGCGGGGCCTTGGAAATTTTCAAAAAGAAAAAGAACCTCCGGGTCATGAGGGCTCGCCGGGCTCCCCGAGAAAATCAGGAATGTGTTTCCGTGGACGGCGGCCTTCTGGTACAGGAATCCAACCGGAAGCTCCTGGAAAAATGGGATGTGGTTACCAAGGCTGCCCCTGAAAGTGCGGATATCCCTGATATGCTTTTTGGCATGCGGGCGGTGAGCTATGTAAAGTCCAACGCCATCGTGGTGGTGAAGGATGCGGCGGCGGTGGGCATAGGGGGCGGTGAGACCAACCGTATCTGGGCGGCGGAGCTTGCCCTGAACCGGAGCGCCCGCACCATTGCTGCGGCTGTTGAAAAAGGCGCGTCCGGCGCTATTAAGGCCGACGGCGCCCCTGCCCGGGTGCTTGCCTCGGACGCCTTCTTCCCCTTCCCGGACGTGGCGGAAGCCGCAGCCGATGCGGGGATACGAACCATCATCCAGGTGGGCGGTTCCCAGAATGACAATCTTTCTATCGAAGCCTGCGATAAGCTGGGGCTTGCCATGGTCTTTACCGGAACCCGGCATTTCAAACACTAATAGAAAAGGTATGCCCGTGGATTTTAAAAAGGATTTTGAAACCAGTCCCCTGTCAAAGGATGAAGCCCTGGACATTCTTGATCTAAATGATGGGGATTTAACAGAGTTGTTGGACGCCGCCTATGCCCTGCGGAAGAAGTACAAGGGTAAGATCGTGGGTGTGCAGCTCCTCACCAACGGACGGAGCGGGAACTGCTCCCAGAACTGCGCCTACTGTGCCCAGTCCCGGGAAGCAAAGTCGGATATCGAAACCTACCGCCTGGTCCCCTACGAAAAACTCTCCCGGGACGGACAGGCGGTTAAGGAAAAGAAGCTGGCCCGGCACTGCATAGGCTTGAGCGGTATCCGTTTCTCCGATTCGGAAATAGATGAATTCGCCGCCCATGTCCGGAACCTGAAAAAAGAAGCGGGAACACATATATGCTGTTCCATCGGTTTTCTTAGCCCCGCCCAGGCGGCGAAACTTAAAGACGCCGGGGTAAACCGGATCAACCATAACCTCAACACCAGCCGGAACTACTATCCCCAAATATGTACCACCCACAGTTATGATGAGCGTCTGGCCAATATCAGGATGCTCCAGGGCTTGGGCTTTGAAATCTGCAGCGGAGGAATAGTCGGCCTGGGGGAAAACAAGACCGATGTGGCGGATATGCTCCTTGAGCTGCGGGCGGTAAATCCCCAGTCGGTGCCCATCAATTTTCTCCTCCCCCTAAAGGGGACGGCTTTGGAAGGAAGCGATACCTCTCATCTCACCCCTGAATACTGTCTGAAGATCCTCTGCCTTGCCCGGCTCATGATGCCAAAATCGGATATACGCTGTGCCGCCGGAAGAGAAGTATATCTGAAGGGCCGGGAACGGGAGATGTTCAAAGCGGTGGATTCGATATTCGCTTCAGGCTACCTTACCGCCGGAGGACAGGGCATTGACGACACCATTAAGATTATCATTGATGCAGGGTTTGAATACCAAGCTCAAAATTAGGAATAACCACGGAGCTCACGGACAAAGACAATAATGTACTAAGTCCGTGTGGTCCGTGGTTGAATTCTAAATTCCTGCTTCCACAGACAGGGACAAAATGGTAAGATAATTTTATGAAGATTTTAGTTATAGGTTCCGGCGGTCGGGAGCACGCCATGGCCTGGAGCTTGGCCCAATCGAAAAATGTGGAAACAGTCTGGGTGGCTCCGGGAAACGGCGGTACTGCAGTGGAAGTTAAGTGTAAAAACACTCCGGCAAGTCTGGGCGACCCTTCGGTGTTGGCCGTAACAGAATCGGGGCAGGATGTCCTGATCGGCTTTGTTCAGCGGGAGGGGATAGCCCTCACCGTGGTTGGTCCCGAGCTTCCTCTGGCTGAAGGTATCGTTGACCGGTTCCGTGCCAAGGGGCTTGCCATAGTGGGTCCCTGCAAAGAGGCTGCCCGGCTTGAGGCGAGTAAGGTTTTCTCCAAATCATTTATGCGTAAATACGGTGTCCGCGCAGCCGGGAGCGAAAATTTTACTAACCTCGCAGAAGCCCTTAGTTATGCGAAAAAGCATTTTGATGGGAAGCAAGCGCCCTTAGTAATAAAGGCCGATGGACTTGCCGCGGGAAAGGGTGTGGTTATTGCTGCGGACCTTGCCGAAGCGGAGTGCTGCCTTGGCTCATTTATGAAGGATGGTTCCTTAGGCGCCGCCGGTTCCTCGGTGGTACTGGAAGAATTTCTTGAGGGCAAGGAAGTTTCGGTTCTGGCAGCGGTGAGCGTACAGCCCGGCGGCAAGGGGGTGATAAGGCCCTTTGTTTCCGCCCGGGATCACAAGCGCCGTTTTGACGGCGGCCAGGGCCCCAATACCGGCGGCATGGGTTCCATCGCCCCAGTACCGGATTTTACCCCCGCCGCACAGAAGGACTTCGAGACCGCCATCCTCCAGCCCACCCTCGGGGGCATGGAAGCCGAGGGTATGGATTACCGGGGCTTTATCTTCTTTGGTCTCATGGTAAAGGATGACCGTTGTTCCCTGCTGGAGTACAATGTACGCCTTGGCGACCCCGAAACCCAGGCGGTACTTCCCCTGGCAGATTTTGACTTTGCCGGTCTCTGTTCATCAATCCTGGATGGAACCCTGGCCGCATTTCCCCTCAACTGGAAGCCCGGTGCGGTCTGCGCTCCCGTGGCGGTGGCCGATGGCTACCCCGGCGCTTACCGCAAGGGGGACCCTATCACCCTGGACGCAGCGGCCCTCGCCAAAACCGGCGCCCGTATCTTTATCGCCGGAGCCCTATTGGATGAAGGCGCGGCCGTACCGGTTCTTCGTAGCTCAGGCGGCCGGGTCCTGGCAGCCTCCGCCTGGGGCGCCGATGCTGATCAGGCCTGGACCAAGGCCTACGAAGCCCTGGGGGCGCTCAGCTTTGCGGGTATGGCTTATAGGAAAGATATAGGGCGAGAGTAGGGCCAGCTCTATTATTTTTTCCCTAGTCCCAGGTAGTAGGTTTCAAAAGATTCGCTGCGGCAAGCTTCGGGTTTGAAGCTTTTGCCGGTTTTAAAAAGTTCCCGTATGCGTTTGAGTATCGAAGCGGTGTCTCCGCCTTGGAACACCTTTACTGCGAGGCTGCCGCCGGCAACCAGAGCGGTTTCGGCATAGCAGAGGACCGCCTCCGCCAGGGCCAGGGAACGGAGGGTGTCCACGGAACGGTTCCCCGTAGTGGCCGGGGCAGCATCGCTCATCACCAGGTTGAATGGGCCCCGGGCGTGGATGGCCTCCCGGATTTCCGCCTCGGTGATATCCCCCTGGATAAAACAAAAGTTCTCCCCATCAAAAAGACCCTTGTCGTACTGCCGGGAAAGGGGGGAAAGGTCTACGGCGGTGAGCAGGCAGCGCTTGTCCTGTTTCTGTTGGAAATACCGCAGGGCATAGAGACTCCAGCTTCCCGGGGCGGCCCCCAGGTCCAGGACCTTTAACGCCGCCGAGCCGGTGGGGGGACGGAACAGCCCGAACTTTTCATCCATCTCCTTCAGCTTGTATACCGAACGGGCGGGGTAACCCTCTTTCTGCGCCTTTAGAGACCAGTGGTCCGGTTTTTCGTAGTTTGCCATGCTTGTCCCTTGGGGGCTTTAATATACAATTTGCCCCGTGTAAAATGGGGCATGGACCCACAGTATACCCATCGTTTAGCAAAAATAGAAGCTGTTTTAAACGCCCAATTACCGGAAACCCCGGATCTTCCCTGGGTAGGCGGTAATTTTCCCGCTCTACCCGGCGCGGTTTCCCCAAGCTTGGTAAAGTCTCTTACCCTTCCGGGCTGGGACCTTATCTCCCGGGGAGGCAAGCGGTGGCGGCCCCTGCTGACTACCCTGATCTGCGAGAGCCTTGGCGGGGGCGATGGGGCGTTGCCACTGGTTCCATTGGTGGAACTGCCCCACAATGCCAGCCTCATCCACGATGATATTGAGGATAGTTCCGATGAGCGCCGGGGAAAGCCTGCGGCGCACATACTCTACGGAACCGATACGGCGATCAATGCCGGCTGCTTTCTGTATTTCCTTCCCCTCACCTGTGTTGAGGCCTGGGATGCGCCGCTTGAACTGAAAAACGCCGTGTACCGTCTTTGGGGGGAGCATATGCGGCGGCTCCACCTGGGGCAGGCCATGGACATTGCCTGGCACCGGGACCATGCCTCTTTGCCAGGTTTGAATGAATACGACCTGATGTGTCGTCTTAAAACCGGTTGTCTGGCCAGATTCGCGGCGATCCTCGGTATTTACGGGGCAGCTGCTTCCGGTGGAATATCCGTGGAGAAGGTTGACGAATGGGCCGGGACACTTGGGGATGCGGCGGAGAAACTAGGGGTGGGTTTCCAGATTTTAGATGATGTTAAGAATCTGACCACCGGTAACCCCGGCAAGAAACGGGGTGACGATATTGTGGAGGGAAAAAAGAGCCTTCCCGTACTGCTCTATCTCCACGGGCAGAAGGACGCCGCCGCATTGGTAAGCCGCTGCTTTCAGGCAGCCAGGGTTTCGGGGATAGGCGCGCCGGAGGTGGAGGAGCTTATCGTTGAGCTGGATCGTTCTGGGGCGCTGGCGGAAGCTAAAGCTCGGGGACTTTCCCTCATTGCCGAAGCCCGGGAGGCCTTTCTCGGTACTTCCAGCGAAGCGTCCTGCGGTGAGCTGCTTGCGGGGTTGATCGATTCGATTAGTTAGGGGGGAGGCATGAAGAGGATGCTGGAAGCTGAAATATGGACCATTGCCCGGATGGATGACGGAACTGCGGTGCTTCTGCGGCCATTAGGCTCCGCTGTCGCGGTCCCAATTTTTATCGGGGAAAGCGAAGCCCAGGCCATACTCCTCGGGTTGGGGGATGTGTCAGACCGAAGGTCTGTAGACCGAAAGTCCGCAGATCTTAAGTCTGCGGTTTCCCGGCCCCTTACCCATGATCTGCTTCTGGAACTTATCAAAAAGGAAGGGCTTACGTTGTACCGGGCGGAGGTTCACGATTTAAGCGATAATATCTTCTATTCTCGGCTGCTCCTTACGGGCAGGGAATTTTCCGAAAAAACTCCACTGATCCTGGATTCCCGCCCTTCCGATGCCCTTGCCTTGGCGGTTCGTTGTAAATGCCCGGTTTTTATTGCCCCAAAGGTGGTGGATCAGGCAGGGTTGCCGGTGGAGTTTTTCCTTGACGCAGTTGGTGATAATACGGGGATTTCTGCCGATACTGATATAAGGAAATTAAATGGTCATGATCCGGATTTGTTCGGTTTTATTGCCCGGCGGGAGACGCTCCAATTGGAATTGAATCGAGCAGTAGCCGCTGAAGAATACGAAAAGGCTGCGGAAATACGGGATGTTCTGGCCTTGTTGGATAAGGAAATACGGGATGAATAAAAGTAACCCCACTTTTTTAATTATTGTAATTGCCTATTATAGAAAAGCCGTGTAAAATACAATGATGGAAAAAATAATCAGACTGGTCATGGTTTTTTCTCTTGTTTATTTTTCCCCCTTCCCTGGTTATTCCCCCGGAATTATGAGGGAGGCTGCCTTTAAAAAACCCCCAAAGTCTAAGATTCTCGATGCCGAAAACGGTATGGGTATGCCCTATATCGAAAATGCCGCACTGACCTTGCCGGAATCTGCGGGCTTATCCCTCAATTCTGATGCGGATGCTTCCCTAGCCGGTATGCCGGAGCCGGAGGCCTATTCAAAACCTCAGATGCTGCTCAGTTTTTCCTATAAGGTTCAGCAGGGTGATACTATCGGGGTGCTTGCGGAAACCTTCGGCCTTAACCAGGATACCCTGTTATCCTTGAACGGTATTAAAAATTCCCGGCTGCTTCAGATAGACCAGATACTTAGAATCCCCAATCAGGACGGTATCCTTTATACCGTAAAAACGGGGGATACCCTCGCTGCGATTGCTGAAAAATACGAGACCAGCCCCGAAACTATTTTAACGGCAAACGAGCTTTTCTCGGAAAACATAAATCCCAAGACCAGCCTGTTTATCCCCGGCGCCCGGCTTTCTCCGACGGATCTCCAGGAAATCAACGGGGACCTTTTCCTCTGGCCTATCCGGGGTTATATTACTTCTCCCTATGGCTACCGGCCCAGTCCCTTTACCCGGGAGCGGCAGTTCCACACCGGTCTTGATATAGGCGCCCCCCAGGGGACTCCTATACGGGCGGGCATGGCGGGCAGAGTTTCCTCCGTCGGTTATGACGCCACCTCCGGTAATTACGTGGTGATTACCCATCATTCCGGATACCGGACCCTTTACGCTCATATGAGCGTTGTCAGAACAAAGACCGGCGCCTATGTCCGTACCGGGGATATTATAGGAGACGTTGGCAGTACCGGTTTAAGTACGGGCCCCCATTTGCATTTTACGGTTTACAAGAACGGTGTTACGGTTAATCCTCGGGCATTGATTAAGTAATCCTAATCGTTAAGTACCGAATCGATAAGATTTTTAAAATTTCGGTCCAGACTTTTTAGGGTTTCTTCATCCGGGTTAAGGATGCTTTCGTTTATATAACTAATCCCATCACGCTCGGCAATAATTTCTTTTTCTTCTTCCAACGCCGTTTCTGCATCTTCGACCACCGGCGTTTCGTCTTCGGCTTGTGCCTCAAGTATTTCAATTTCTTCGTATGACGCCGCAAAAAAAGGCTTGGAGAGCAGGGGTTTTACGAAATCGGTATTCAGTGGTTCCGCTTCGGCTTCCAGGGAATCATCTGGTTCTATCAGCCCTTCCTTTTCAAGGGATTCAAGGTTTTCTGAAGGCTCGGGCTCAAATTCCACTTCGGATAAAGCTGAAAAGATGGCGGTAAAAGGAGATTGAATTTCAAAATCATCGACCATGGATTCTGCGGCTTCTTCTTTTGCCTTTTCAACTTCCTCCGGAACAGGGCTGAATTCAATCTCGCTGGCCAGGCTGCTCATATCCTTATCGGAGGTATCATCGGAGCCCCCTAATTCCGAAGCATCGATCTGCTCGAATTCCGGTATCGCTTCCAGGGGCTCAATTTCTTCCAGTTCTTCCAACTCCGGCTCTACCTCCACCACCGGCTCTTCGATCGCTAATTCTTCTGTCTGTACCGGTTCTTCTCCTTCCAACTCTTCCAGGTATTCCGGTACCTCCAGCGTTTCCAGAGAAACTTCTTCCAGGATCATTTCCGTTGAGGCCGATTCATGTTGTATGTCTTCCATCGCCCCTATTTCATCAATGGCTTCGGCTTCTTCCAGCTCTTCCAGGTCAGGAGTGGAGGGTGGAGTTTGGATAGGTATTCCCGGCATTTCCTCCGCCGGTTTGGATGGCGGGGATATTACGGGGGCCGTGGCGAGGAACCGGTTCAGGATGGTCTTGAGTTTTTCTTCGTCGATGGCGGTTCTTCTTTCTGCCCGGCCACCGATGATCGCAAGGAGATCTTCCCAGGATTTATCAATAAAAACATCAATTTCTGTGGGGTCCTCGGCTTTTATGCCCCGTTTTAATTCGGAATGAACGTCCTCTTTACGCTGCTCAAGCTCTTTTCGCCAGTGGTTCAGGTCAAAATCGCCCTTGTGTTCATAATATTCTTCGATCAGATTGATCTGCAGCCGTTTTAGCCTGTTCTGGATAATCGTCATATTGTCCTGACGGATGTTGAGGAGCAGGAAAATGATGAGATAGACGGTGATGAGGAACGAAGCGAGGAGTATGATCCTCATGGCTAGGGGGAAACTCAGTATGGATTCGTTTACCAGACGTCCTATATAGATACCCTGGGAAGTTTTTTCGGAGATAAGGGCCAGGTTCGTTTCCGTAAGACCGGATTTGAGCCTACCCAGGGAAAGGATATTTTCACTCCAAACCTGGGAGATGAGAGGAATCAGGGTACTTTTCCCCGTAAAGGGAAGGCCCGTAACCATTCCCGGAGGTTCGGAGATGATAGTTACATCCTCCCCAACCTTTATCCGCCCCTCGGTGACCATCTGTTCCATCACGGCCCTTACGGATAGGGAGAAAATAGCGGTTCCCCGGTATACTTCAAAGGAATCGTAGAAGGGATGGGAAAAGAGGATCCGTTCCCCGGCCTCGTCCAGAATCAGCCTTGGGTCTCCCCGATCCGGAACTTCTATCTGCCAATAGGGGATATAGCCGGAACTGCTGTCACTGCGGGTATCATTGTAATTCCGGTACGCAATGGATGTCTGATTCTGGCGCAGGATATCGGGCTGCCAGGTGGAGTAGTGGATACGACTCCCCGCAGCATCGATGAACCGCACCGACTGGAACCCACCCAAGGATTCCAGCAGGGTTCCGTAAATGTTTGCCCGCCGGACGATATCTTCCCCTTCCAGGTTGGAAAGAAAGCTCCGCCGTACCGCATCTTCCTGCAGGGTGGCGGCAAAGCGGATCTGCAATTCCTCTAGAAATTTCTCTATGACTTCGGTATCCTCGGCAATTTCCCGGCTTACGGCCTTGGTTACGGCCGGGTTATAGAACCGGGTTTCCACCAGCTCAAATAAGCCCGTAAACGTCAGGGCTGAAAAACCGGCGAATAA
Encoded here:
- the purH gene encoding bifunctional phosphoribosylaminoimidazolecarboxamide formyltransferase/IMP cyclohydrolase, which gives rise to MKKRALISVFDKDGILELASYLSGAGWEILSTGGTSKHLQENNIPVTDVSAVTGFPECLDGRVKTLHPAIHAGLLARRDVASHMETLENQGLSTIDLVCVNLYPFFDKVQAGLSLEETVEFIDIGGPTMLRSASKNYRDVIVLTDPADYAETIRGLKAGHVPVEFRMRLAGKVFNLTSAYDAAISRYLLGTGTADTAEAYPSYWPQSLKKSQGLRYGENSHQSAAFYINTDRPGALGSMEQLQGKELSYNNIRDLDLAWKAVCAFGLSADNTPPQGEDDVARLLPGYTLKALGSPVCCVAVKHNTPCGISLGRNLVEAYAKTFACDPVSIFGGIVASNVIMDVATAEKLGELFLEIVVAPDFESGALEIFKKKKNLRVMRARRAPRENQECVSVDGGLLVQESNRKLLEKWDVVTKAAPESADIPDMLFGMRAVSYVKSNAIVVVKDAAAVGIGGGETNRIWAAELALNRSARTIAAAVEKGASGAIKADGAPARVLASDAFFPFPDVAEAAADAGIRTIIQVGGSQNDNLSIEACDKLGLAMVFTGTRHFKH
- the bioB gene encoding biotin synthase BioB, which encodes MPVDFKKDFETSPLSKDEALDILDLNDGDLTELLDAAYALRKKYKGKIVGVQLLTNGRSGNCSQNCAYCAQSREAKSDIETYRLVPYEKLSRDGQAVKEKKLARHCIGLSGIRFSDSEIDEFAAHVRNLKKEAGTHICCSIGFLSPAQAAKLKDAGVNRINHNLNTSRNYYPQICTTHSYDERLANIRMLQGLGFEICSGGIVGLGENKTDVADMLLELRAVNPQSVPINFLLPLKGTALEGSDTSHLTPEYCLKILCLARLMMPKSDIRCAAGREVYLKGREREMFKAVDSIFASGYLTAGGQGIDDTIKIIIDAGFEYQAQN
- the purD gene encoding phosphoribosylamine--glycine ligase → MKILVIGSGGREHAMAWSLAQSKNVETVWVAPGNGGTAVEVKCKNTPASLGDPSVLAVTESGQDVLIGFVQREGIALTVVGPELPLAEGIVDRFRAKGLAIVGPCKEAARLEASKVFSKSFMRKYGVRAAGSENFTNLAEALSYAKKHFDGKQAPLVIKADGLAAGKGVVIAADLAEAECCLGSFMKDGSLGAAGSSVVLEEFLEGKEVSVLAAVSVQPGGKGVIRPFVSARDHKRRFDGGQGPNTGGMGSIAPVPDFTPAAQKDFETAILQPTLGGMEAEGMDYRGFIFFGLMVKDDRCSLLEYNVRLGDPETQAVLPLADFDFAGLCSSILDGTLAAFPLNWKPGAVCAPVAVADGYPGAYRKGDPITLDAAALAKTGARIFIAGALLDEGAAVPVLRSSGGRVLAASAWGADADQAWTKAYEALGALSFAGMAYRKDIGRE
- a CDS encoding SAM-dependent methyltransferase, translating into MANYEKPDHWSLKAQKEGYPARSVYKLKEMDEKFGLFRPPTGSAALKVLDLGAAPGSWSLYALRYFQQKQDKRCLLTAVDLSPLSRQYDKGLFDGENFCFIQGDITEAEIREAIHARGPFNLVMSDAAPATTGNRSVDTLRSLALAEAVLCYAETALVAGGSLAVKVFQGGDTASILKRIRELFKTGKSFKPEACRSESFETYYLGLGKK
- a CDS encoding polyprenyl synthetase family protein codes for the protein MPRVKWGMDPQYTHRLAKIEAVLNAQLPETPDLPWVGGNFPALPGAVSPSLVKSLTLPGWDLISRGGKRWRPLLTTLICESLGGGDGALPLVPLVELPHNASLIHDDIEDSSDERRGKPAAHILYGTDTAINAGCFLYFLPLTCVEAWDAPLELKNAVYRLWGEHMRRLHLGQAMDIAWHRDHASLPGLNEYDLMCRLKTGCLARFAAILGIYGAAASGGISVEKVDEWAGTLGDAAEKLGVGFQILDDVKNLTTGNPGKKRGDDIVEGKKSLPVLLYLHGQKDAAALVSRCFQAARVSGIGAPEVEELIVELDRSGALAEAKARGLSLIAEAREAFLGTSSEASCGELLAGLIDSIS
- a CDS encoding bifunctional nuclease family protein; protein product: MKRMLEAEIWTIARMDDGTAVLLRPLGSAVAVPIFIGESEAQAILLGLGDVSDRRSVDRKSADLKSAVSRPLTHDLLLELIKKEGLTLYRAEVHDLSDNIFYSRLLLTGREFSEKTPLILDSRPSDALALAVRCKCPVFIAPKVVDQAGLPVEFFLDAVGDNTGISADTDIRKLNGHDPDLFGFIARRETLQLELNRAVAAEEYEKAAEIRDVLALLDKEIRDE
- a CDS encoding peptidoglycan DD-metalloendopeptidase family protein, which codes for MMEKIIRLVMVFSLVYFSPFPGYSPGIMREAAFKKPPKSKILDAENGMGMPYIENAALTLPESAGLSLNSDADASLAGMPEPEAYSKPQMLLSFSYKVQQGDTIGVLAETFGLNQDTLLSLNGIKNSRLLQIDQILRIPNQDGILYTVKTGDTLAAIAEKYETSPETILTANELFSENINPKTSLFIPGARLSPTDLQEINGDLFLWPIRGYITSPYGYRPSPFTRERQFHTGLDIGAPQGTPIRAGMAGRVSSVGYDATSGNYVVITHHSGYRTLYAHMSVVRTKTGAYVRTGDIIGDVGSTGLSTGPHLHFTVYKNGVTVNPRALIK